A single window of Methylocella tundrae DNA harbors:
- a CDS encoding transporter substrate-binding domain-containing protein: MDQSRRKFLKTTSLAAAAIAAPNIWIPMAGDAWGATLKKGEPIKVGLLFSLTGGLAVPEEDSTLVMQYAIDEINKSGGVAGHEIEPVIVDAKSDFNVYSEKTKELILRNKVIAIFGCYTSASRKAILPTVMSQNSLLYYPTCYEGAECSQNDICTGPLANQHSKDLIPFMVKNFGKKVFFVGSNYVWPKESNKNAKVWLNAAGGELVGEEYIPLGSSEFGPILNKIRDAKPDFIFSTVVGASDIAFHKQFKQEGFKVDSMPIASLTTGEIETRAMGNEFGAGHFLSAPYFQALDNPTNHKFVEGFLKSKYGKNGVTHYNMEETYISAYVFKYGLEAAAKKAGGIDGITSKMIRDASGGVRVEDGVSPEGLIWIDDQNFNTWLKPKIGQCQADGSFKIVKQADAQVAPDPYSIYPDVGVCTPTGLKAPDGKIRANVI, from the coding sequence ATGGATCAGTCTCGCCGCAAATTCCTCAAGACCACGTCACTGGCAGCCGCCGCCATTGCTGCGCCGAACATCTGGATCCCGATGGCGGGCGATGCTTGGGGCGCGACCCTCAAAAAGGGCGAGCCCATCAAGGTCGGGCTCCTCTTTTCGCTGACCGGCGGCCTTGCCGTGCCGGAGGAGGATTCCACGCTCGTCATGCAATACGCCATCGATGAGATAAACAAGAGCGGCGGCGTAGCCGGACACGAAATCGAGCCGGTCATCGTCGACGCGAAATCGGATTTCAATGTGTATTCGGAGAAGACCAAAGAGCTGATCCTACGCAACAAGGTCATCGCGATTTTCGGCTGTTACACCTCGGCGAGCCGCAAGGCGATCCTGCCGACGGTCATGTCGCAGAACAGTCTGCTTTACTACCCGACCTGTTATGAGGGAGCCGAGTGCAGTCAGAACGATATCTGCACGGGTCCGCTCGCCAATCAGCATTCGAAAGACCTCATTCCCTTCATGGTCAAGAATTTCGGGAAGAAGGTCTTCTTCGTCGGCTCGAACTACGTCTGGCCGAAGGAATCCAACAAGAATGCGAAGGTCTGGCTGAACGCCGCCGGCGGCGAACTGGTCGGCGAAGAATATATCCCGCTCGGCAGCTCCGAATTTGGGCCGATCCTGAACAAGATCCGTGACGCAAAGCCGGATTTCATCTTCTCGACTGTCGTCGGCGCCTCTGACATCGCTTTCCACAAGCAGTTCAAGCAGGAAGGCTTCAAGGTCGACTCAATGCCGATCGCCTCCCTCACGACCGGGGAGATCGAAACAAGGGCAATGGGGAATGAATTCGGCGCCGGTCACTTCCTGTCCGCGCCCTATTTCCAGGCGCTCGACAATCCCACCAATCACAAATTCGTCGAAGGTTTTTTGAAGAGCAAATACGGCAAGAACGGAGTGACCCACTACAACATGGAGGAGACCTACATTTCGGCCTATGTCTTCAAATATGGCCTTGAGGCCGCGGCCAAGAAGGCCGGCGGCATTGATGGGATAACCTCGAAGATGATCCGCGACGCCAGCGGCGGCGTCAGGGTCGAGGATGGCGTCTCCCCTGAAGGCCTCATCTGGATCGACGACCAGAATTTCAACACATGGCTCAAGCCGAAAATCGGCCAATGCCAGGCTGACGGCAGCTTCAAGATCGTCAAACAGGCGGACGCGCAGGTCGCGCCTGATCCCTATTCGATCTACCCGGACGTCGGCGTCTGCACGCCCACGGGCCTCAAGGCGCCGGACGGAAAGATCCGCGCCAATGTGATCTGA
- a CDS encoding carbohydrate porin codes for MSNTTASGGSSPPTLTRKSEAAAPAHKRRGRSGVVAGLTAAAFLGLASGALAQEGVGQAAPGANPQDVNPNLVVGLEKPVVKPGFNGPLASIFAPLAAEGYTFHALALDFVQGNPSAGLVTGRYSNSAYFIVGGDADLGKIMGLQGTSLHYENTFFGIVENLNLAPQIGDSLVGYQPPYTPASAWLSIMTLEQKLFDDHLDIEIGKTHPDRYYALPNCNSINSCFQDILYLNAGWTSPQRGVWGGNVSYKFDGPVYAEAGVFSGSPGTNYQTGYRWFNQEDPQGVIAMGEIGWKTTFATNPYPGTYSFTGFYNSQSHVDNNVATAFGVTNTKNGTSGVVLQGDQVVWRADGGTEKNLTPTAISLYGSAGFALDSTVPVSSSVYVGAKLSSPFAGRPGDNFGIKFNWEQLNPNYNAYLSAANFVAGGTGAPFNRNKYVIEANAHLALPAGMAFEPVFQYVINPNSFWNPSTVTRPKDGVYIGGTFVVPLGVLLGIAAPT; via the coding sequence ATGTCGAATACAACTGCTTCTGGCGGATCGTCTCCGCCGACGTTGACGCGAAAGTCGGAGGCCGCCGCGCCGGCGCATAAACGACGGGGGCGCTCAGGCGTCGTCGCTGGATTGACCGCCGCGGCCTTTTTGGGTTTGGCGTCGGGCGCGTTGGCTCAGGAGGGAGTCGGTCAGGCGGCGCCCGGCGCGAATCCGCAGGACGTCAATCCCAATCTCGTGGTTGGTCTCGAGAAGCCGGTTGTCAAGCCAGGGTTCAATGGGCCTCTGGCCTCGATTTTCGCCCCTCTGGCGGCGGAAGGCTACACGTTTCATGCGCTCGCGCTGGACTTCGTTCAGGGCAACCCAAGCGCCGGACTGGTGACGGGCCGCTATTCGAACTCCGCCTACTTCATTGTGGGCGGCGACGCGGATCTCGGCAAAATCATGGGCCTGCAAGGAACCTCGCTTCATTATGAGAACACGTTCTTCGGCATCGTCGAAAACCTGAATCTCGCGCCGCAGATTGGCGATAGTCTCGTTGGCTATCAACCTCCCTACACGCCGGCGAGTGCTTGGTTGTCCATCATGACCCTGGAGCAGAAGCTCTTCGATGATCATCTCGACATCGAAATCGGCAAGACCCATCCGGACCGCTATTACGCTCTGCCCAACTGTAATTCCATCAACAGCTGCTTCCAGGACATTCTCTATCTTAATGCGGGCTGGACCTCACCGCAGCGCGGCGTGTGGGGCGGCAATGTGAGCTACAAGTTCGACGGGCCGGTCTACGCCGAGGCCGGCGTGTTTTCCGGGAGCCCTGGAACGAATTATCAGACGGGTTACAGGTGGTTCAACCAGGAAGATCCGCAGGGCGTGATCGCCATGGGCGAGATCGGCTGGAAGACCACCTTTGCAACCAACCCATACCCGGGCACTTATTCGTTCACCGGCTTCTATAATTCGCAGAGCCATGTCGATAATAATGTCGCGACGGCGTTTGGCGTGACCAACACCAAGAACGGAACGTCCGGCGTGGTCCTTCAGGGTGACCAGGTTGTCTGGCGGGCCGATGGTGGAACTGAGAAGAATCTAACTCCAACCGCTATTTCGCTCTACGGCAGCGCCGGCTTCGCCCTCGATTCGACAGTGCCGGTTTCCAGCAGCGTTTACGTCGGCGCAAAGCTCAGTTCGCCATTCGCCGGCAGGCCGGGCGACAATTTCGGTATCAAATTCAACTGGGAGCAACTCAACCCAAATTATAACGCGTATCTCTCCGCGGCCAATTTCGTCGCCGGCGGCACAGGGGCTCCGTTCAATCGGAACAAATATGTCATCGAGGCGAATGCTCACCTCGCGCTCCCTGCAGGCATGGCCTTCGAGCCGGTCTTTCAGTATGTAATCAACCCCAACAGCTTCTGGAACCCGAGCACGGTCACACGCCCCAAGGACGGCGTCTATATTGGCGGAACCTTTGTTGTTCCGCTTGGCGTTCTCCTTGGCATCGCCGCTCCGACCTGA